From the genome of Deltaproteobacteria bacterium, one region includes:
- the gyrB gene encoding DNA topoisomerase (ATP-hydrolyzing) subunit B: protein MTKASTYTADSITVLEGLSAVRKRPAMYIGSTNINGLHHLVYEVIDNAIDEAMAGYCDQIKVTVHMDNSVSIIDNGRGIPVDMHPKEHKPALEVVMTVLHAGGKFDNDTYKVSGGLHGVGVSVVNALSEYLEVTVSRGGLRHYQRYRRGVPVAPLSVVGETDKTGTLVRFKPDEEIFEELDFQYDVLAKRFEELAYLNPGIKIEFFDEKSQNRDVFKYDGGLPHFIKNKNQDNGIHRIVSGSGEMEGVSIDFALQYTAGYKENVYTFANNIRTKEGGTHLQGFKTALTRAINTYITNSADLPKKLKQKVSGDDVREGLTAIISVKIPNPQFEGQTKTKLGNSEVAGYVATMVYEALNEFFGENPKDVRLIIEKVIDAARARDAARRARELVRRKGALSDNALPGKLADCQSKDPAESEVFIVEGDSAGGSAKQGRNPKFQAILPLRGKILNVEKTRFDKMLQNKEIKALITAMGAGIGEDEVDLAKLRYHKIIIMTDADVDGAHIRTLILTFFYRQYQQLIEQGYLYIAQPPLYRVHKGSFERYIKNEEEMSGFLVQRVTEEMTVATPEGPDIAGQELTELLDRILALRDLTVDVANMGIPDALFIHLLQYGQALEPETVRVAGLEPAFLAHMREREYTVELVNEHEDGQEGVALENETRHYLRFVDANNHAIRLGLEFFHSKRYRRAMELLTSIRERCPGPGHVIRHKDMEMEAASYFDLLRQVLDLAQKGVNVQRYKGLGEMNPEQLWATTMDPDARTLLRVTIDDAVEADELFTKLMGDKVEPRREFIERNALAVTDLDI from the coding sequence ATGACAAAAGCATCCACATATACCGCCGACAGCATTACCGTCCTGGAAGGTCTGTCCGCCGTGCGCAAACGGCCGGCCATGTATATTGGCTCCACCAATATCAATGGCCTGCACCATCTGGTGTACGAAGTCATCGACAACGCCATCGACGAGGCCATGGCCGGCTACTGCGACCAAATCAAGGTCACCGTGCACATGGACAACTCGGTCAGCATCATCGACAATGGTCGCGGCATCCCCGTGGACATGCACCCCAAGGAACACAAGCCGGCCTTGGAAGTGGTCATGACCGTGCTCCACGCCGGCGGCAAATTCGACAACGACACCTACAAGGTATCCGGCGGCCTGCATGGCGTGGGTGTGTCCGTGGTCAACGCCCTGTCCGAATACCTGGAGGTCACGGTCAGCCGGGGAGGCTTGCGCCATTACCAGCGCTACCGCCGCGGCGTGCCCGTGGCGCCCCTGAGCGTGGTCGGTGAAACCGACAAGACCGGCACCCTGGTCCGGTTCAAGCCCGACGAGGAAATTTTCGAGGAACTGGACTTCCAGTATGATGTCCTGGCCAAGCGCTTCGAGGAACTGGCCTATCTCAATCCGGGCATCAAGATCGAATTTTTCGACGAAAAAAGCCAAAACCGGGATGTCTTCAAATACGACGGCGGCCTGCCGCACTTCATCAAGAACAAGAACCAGGACAACGGCATCCACCGCATTGTCAGTGGTAGCGGCGAAATGGAGGGCGTGAGCATCGATTTCGCCCTGCAATACACGGCTGGCTATAAGGAAAACGTCTATACCTTCGCCAACAACATCCGCACCAAGGAAGGCGGCACCCACTTGCAGGGCTTCAAGACGGCCCTGACCCGGGCCATCAACACCTATATCACCAACAGCGCCGACCTGCCCAAGAAATTGAAGCAGAAGGTGTCCGGCGACGACGTGCGCGAGGGCCTGACCGCCATCATCAGCGTCAAGATTCCCAATCCGCAGTTCGAGGGCCAGACCAAGACCAAGCTCGGCAACTCCGAGGTGGCCGGCTACGTGGCGACCATGGTCTACGAAGCCCTGAACGAATTTTTCGGCGAAAATCCCAAGGACGTGCGGCTGATCATCGAAAAGGTCATTGACGCGGCCCGCGCCCGCGACGCGGCCCGGCGCGCCAGGGAACTGGTACGGCGCAAGGGCGCCCTGTCCGACAACGCCCTGCCCGGCAAATTGGCCGACTGCCAGAGCAAGGACCCGGCCGAAAGCGAGGTCTTCATCGTCGAGGGCGACTCCGCCGGCGGCTCGGCCAAACAGGGTCGCAACCCGAAATTCCAGGCCATTTTGCCCCTGCGTGGCAAAATTTTGAACGTGGAAAAAACCCGTTTCGACAAGATGCTCCAAAACAAGGAGATCAAGGCCCTGATCACGGCCATGGGCGCGGGCATCGGCGAGGACGAGGTGGACCTGGCCAAGCTCCGGTACCACAAGATCATCATCATGACCGACGCCGATGTGGACGGAGCGCATATCCGCACCCTGATCCTGACCTTCTTCTACCGCCAATACCAGCAACTCATTGAACAGGGCTACCTCTACATCGCCCAGCCGCCCCTGTACCGGGTGCACAAGGGCTCCTTCGAGCGCTACATCAAAAACGAGGAAGAGATGAGTGGCTTCCTGGTCCAACGCGTGACCGAGGAAATGACCGTCGCCACCCCCGAAGGCCCGGACATCGCCGGCCAGGAACTGACGGAGCTGCTCGACCGGATCCTGGCCCTGCGCGATCTGACCGTGGACGTGGCCAACATGGGCATTCCGGACGCCCTGTTCATCCACCTGCTGCAGTATGGCCAGGCGCTCGAACCCGAAACGGTCCGTGTTGCCGGCCTCGAACCCGCCTTCTTGGCCCACATGCGGGAACGGGAATACACGGTGGAACTGGTCAACGAACACGAGGACGGCCAAGAAGGCGTTGCCCTGGAAAACGAGACCCGGCACTATCTGCGTTTTGTCGACGCCAACAACCATGCCATCCGCCTGGGGTTGGAATTCTTCCACTCCAAGCGGTACCGCCGGGCCATGGAACTCCTGACTTCGATCCGCGAACGCTGCCCGGGTCCGGGCCATGTTATCCGGCACAAGGACATGGAAATGGAGGCCGCGAGCTATTTCGACCTCCTCCGCCAGGTCCTGGACCTGGCCCAGAAAGGCGTCAACGTACAGCGGTACAAGGGCCTAGGTGAAATGA
- a CDS encoding DNA polymerase III subunit beta has protein sequence MFLKVRKEDIIDGLLKAANIIPTKTGAAYLRTVWLRAEDDALSILATDSSIEFVGTYPAVISDGGLVGVSGKKFCDLMRKMPPGEILLKLDASGKHLHIEQGRRKYKLPANESSWFQDFNPFPEENAVLWSGDFLKEIIDRIAFCISDDEDLTSMNCIKFSPVEGDDVEICGLNGHQFGLLRFTNADIHAALGQDGFLVSKKYLLEIRKWLTNDEIEISLSDKRLFLRTENKKETFSLPLKTYVFADYRNFINQYTNRFASTLIVDKHELTDSLDRIFIFNTDANKATFFNFGPEELALSCQGQDIGEGTEQIGCAYSGELSKIAMQTKILLDIVSHFNSDSLTFSFVGALEPCKITGKNDPNYMVLTMPVEITEDTYYSEEEI, from the coding sequence ATGTTTTTGAAGGTACGCAAGGAAGATATCATTGACGGATTGCTCAAGGCCGCGAACATCATCCCGACCAAGACCGGGGCGGCCTATCTGCGGACTGTCTGGCTACGGGCCGAGGACGACGCCCTGTCCATCCTGGCCACGGATTCCAGCATCGAATTCGTGGGCACCTACCCGGCCGTCATCAGTGACGGCGGCCTGGTCGGGGTATCCGGAAAAAAATTCTGCGACCTGATGCGCAAGATGCCTCCAGGTGAAATCCTGCTCAAGCTCGACGCCTCGGGCAAACACCTGCACATTGAACAGGGCCGCCGCAAATACAAACTTCCGGCCAACGAATCGTCCTGGTTTCAGGACTTCAATCCTTTTCCCGAGGAAAACGCGGTCCTTTGGTCGGGCGACTTCCTCAAGGAAATCATCGACCGCATCGCCTTCTGCATCTCCGACGACGAAGATCTGACCAGCATGAACTGCATCAAATTCTCGCCCGTGGAAGGCGACGACGTCGAGATTTGCGGTCTGAACGGACACCAATTCGGCCTGTTGCGGTTCACCAACGCCGACATCCACGCGGCCCTTGGCCAGGATGGGTTCCTGGTGTCCAAAAAATACCTGCTCGAAATCCGCAAATGGCTGACCAACGACGAAATCGAGATCAGCCTGTCGGACAAGCGCCTTTTCCTGCGCACCGAAAACAAAAAAGAAACCTTCAGCCTGCCGCTCAAGACCTATGTTTTCGCGGACTACCGCAACTTCATCAATCAATACACGAACCGCTTCGCCTCGACCCTGATCGTGGACAAACACGAACTAACCGACTCCCTGGATCGGATCTTCATTTTCAATACCGACGCCAACAAGGCCACATTCTTCAACTTCGGTCCCGAGGAACTGGCCCTGTCCTGCCAGGGCCAGGACATCGGCGAGGGCACGGAGCAGATCGGCTGCGCCTATTCCGGCGAGCTGTCCAAGATCGCCATGCAGACCAAGATCCTGCTGGACATCGTCAGCCACTTCAATTCCGATTCCCTGACCTTTTCCTTTGTCGGAGCCCTCGAACCCTGCAAAATCACCGGCAAGAACGATCCCAACTACATGGTTCTGACCATGCCCGTGGAAATCACCGAGGACACCTACTACAGTGAAGAAGAAATCTAG
- a CDS encoding chromosomal replication initiator DnaA, with protein MDRVYQGLQQAFPAEELGRWSSSLGMSVDENVLTVRFPHKFFAEWFETQLRARFEQALAGTGLAIVYQFQVGDRDVVVRERKPPSSTRPFGNEFLFDNFLVNNKNYFPLASAQEVAQSREVQYNPFVLCGESGAGKSFLLRAIANARSEQDGTGIFVAGIEDLHELYTSRGDARKFLTTMNFLGIDDLQDIARHQYLQGELIALFDHFHTRRKQMVFACAGKVSGYTFLAPKLKSRLEWGLIVTLKAPDLDIRTQYAVARCRERRIDLPKERLLLLAQRFSDLRNLEGCILKLWAYRELIHDQISDEDFDNILNYLDDRSVTTMTVDQILGTVCTHFSLTRDEILSAGRKQNLVFARQAAMFLCRKHLGLSFPELGRAFGGRDHSTVLYSCRKIEQLQRDDKNVKTMIHALSEQCMAMDDTGSTIFPG; from the coding sequence ATGGATCGTGTCTATCAGGGGCTGCAACAGGCCTTTCCCGCCGAGGAACTGGGCCGTTGGAGCTCGTCGCTGGGCATGAGTGTCGATGAAAACGTGCTGACGGTCCGCTTTCCACATAAATTTTTCGCGGAGTGGTTCGAGACCCAGCTCCGCGCCCGCTTCGAACAGGCCCTGGCTGGAACCGGACTGGCCATTGTCTACCAGTTCCAGGTCGGCGACCGGGATGTTGTCGTCCGCGAACGCAAACCGCCGAGTTCAACGCGGCCCTTTGGCAATGAGTTTCTTTTCGACAACTTCCTGGTCAACAACAAAAACTATTTTCCCTTGGCCTCGGCCCAGGAAGTGGCCCAAAGCCGCGAGGTCCAATACAACCCTTTCGTGCTGTGCGGGGAAAGCGGCGCCGGCAAATCCTTTTTGCTGCGAGCCATCGCCAACGCCAGGAGCGAGCAGGACGGGACCGGGATTTTCGTGGCTGGCATCGAGGATCTGCACGAACTTTATACCTCGCGCGGCGATGCCCGAAAATTTTTGACCACCATGAATTTTCTCGGCATCGACGACCTGCAGGACATTGCCAGGCATCAATATCTGCAAGGCGAACTGATCGCGCTGTTCGATCACTTCCACACCAGGCGCAAACAGATGGTCTTCGCCTGCGCCGGCAAGGTGTCCGGATACACGTTTTTGGCGCCCAAGCTCAAATCCCGTCTGGAATGGGGCCTCATCGTCACCCTGAAGGCTCCGGATCTGGACATCCGGACCCAGTACGCCGTGGCCCGTTGCCGGGAGCGACGCATCGACCTGCCCAAGGAGCGGTTGCTCCTCCTGGCCCAACGTTTTTCGGACCTGCGCAATCTTGAGGGCTGCATCCTGAAACTCTGGGCCTACCGGGAACTGATCCACGACCAAATTTCCGATGAAGATTTCGACAACATACTGAATTATCTTGATGATCGCTCCGTGACGACCATGACCGTGGACCAAATTCTGGGTACGGTTTGCACCCATTTCTCCCTGACCAGGGACGAAATCCTGTCCGCCGGCCGCAAGCAGAATCTAGTCTTTGCCCGCCAAGCGGCCATGTTTCTGTGCCGCAAGCACCTGGGCCTGTCCTTTCCGGAACTGGGCCGGGCCTTCGGCGGCCGGGACCATTCCACCGTGCTCTACAGCTGTCGAAAAATCGAACAATTACAGCGTGATGATAAAAACGTAAAAACGATGATACACGCCCTGTCCGAACAATGCATGGCCATGGACGACACGGGGTCGACCATATTTCCCGGATAA
- a CDS encoding DUF362 domain-containing protein, protein MAEAVYFWNLRASRKAPFEAKVKRLLKLAGLGAEVRSGDLVAVKLHFGEGGGTGHVRPLQLVPLLAFLRKCGAKPFLTDTNTLYVGQRGESVSHALQAARHGYDPNVLGAPVILADGLKSGNERAVPCPGRHFEQAFLAGDIVDADMLVTVSHFKGHDLAGFGGAIKNVGMGCATRRGKMRQHCGLGPAVHPEHCTGCGQCVEVCAHGALSLGADRKIRIDRDKCAGCAACFLACKTGGLEVDWRVDVNTFLERMAEYAAAALLGRSRRTLHLNFVQQVSPGCDCTGFSDAPICPDLGLLAAWDPVALDQACLDLVNQAPPLYPSALPEGIASGQDKFEAIHGHVQGCYLLEYAQQLGLGRRDYTVVPV, encoded by the coding sequence ATGGCCGAAGCTGTTTATTTCTGGAACCTGCGCGCGTCCCGCAAGGCACCGTTCGAGGCCAAGGTCAAGCGCCTGCTCAAGCTGGCCGGGCTGGGCGCCGAGGTGCGCTCCGGGGATTTGGTCGCGGTCAAGCTCCATTTTGGCGAGGGTGGCGGAACGGGCCATGTCCGGCCCCTGCAACTCGTGCCGCTTTTGGCCTTTTTGCGTAAATGCGGGGCCAAGCCTTTTCTCACCGACACGAACACGCTGTATGTCGGCCAGCGTGGCGAATCCGTGTCCCATGCCCTGCAGGCCGCCCGGCATGGCTATGATCCCAACGTGCTGGGCGCGCCGGTCATTTTGGCCGACGGTTTGAAAAGCGGCAACGAGCGGGCCGTGCCCTGTCCGGGCCGTCATTTCGAGCAGGCCTTTCTGGCCGGGGATATCGTTGACGCGGACATGCTGGTCACGGTCAGCCATTTCAAGGGCCACGATCTGGCTGGTTTTGGCGGCGCCATCAAGAACGTCGGCATGGGCTGCGCCACGCGGCGGGGCAAGATGCGGCAGCATTGCGGGTTGGGCCCGGCCGTCCATCCCGAGCACTGCACGGGCTGCGGGCAGTGTGTCGAGGTTTGCGCCCATGGCGCGCTCTCCTTGGGGGCGGATCGCAAAATCCGGATTGACCGGGACAAGTGCGCCGGCTGCGCGGCTTGTTTTTTGGCCTGCAAGACCGGCGGGTTGGAAGTGGATTGGCGGGTGGACGTGAATACCTTTCTGGAACGCATGGCCGAATACGCGGCCGCGGCTCTCCTGGGCCGGTCCCGGCGGACATTGCATCTGAACTTCGTGCAGCAGGTCAGTCCGGGGTGTGACTGCACGGGTTTTTCCGACGCGCCCATCTGCCCGGACCTGGGCCTTTTGGCCGCCTGGGACCCGGTGGCCCTGGATCAGGCCTGTCTGGATTTGGTCAATCAGGCGCCGCCTTTGTATCCCAGCGCCCTGCCCGAGGGCATCGCTTCCGGTCAGGATAAGTTTGAAGCCATCCACGGGCATGTCCAGGGCTGCTATCTTTTGGAATATGCCCAACAGTTGGGCCTTGGGCGCCGGGACTACACCGTGGTGCCCGTGTGA
- a CDS encoding zinc ribbon domain-containing protein: MPIYEYCCEDCHQIFEEWQKDFQDRDKVCPVCGGAAQRVISNTSFVLKGGGWYASGYCKASGGNGSKESSSPSSSDTATTTSS, translated from the coding sequence ATGCCGATTTATGAGTATTGCTGCGAGGATTGCCATCAGATTTTCGAGGAATGGCAGAAGGATTTCCAGGATCGGGACAAAGTCTGTCCCGTCTGCGGCGGAGCTGCCCAACGGGTCATCTCCAACACCTCCTTTGTCCTGAAGGGCGGGGGCTGGTATGCTTCCGGATACTGCAAAGCATCCGGCGGCAACGGCAGCAAGGAGTCATCCTCACCGTCCTCTTCGGATACGGCAACCACGACGTCCTCATGA
- a CDS encoding adenylosuccinate lyase, translating into MIERYTRKEMGEIWTLEQKFRAWLEVELAVCEGWHAMGVIPAEDMATIRDKADFELDRILELEEITKHDVIAFLTAVEEKVGPSSRFIHLGCTSSDIVDTANALLLTRAGKIILKDLDQLLATLESMAKTHAGRLCMGRTHGIHAEPTSFGLKMAVFHAEFQRHRERWAAALENIRVGKISGAVGTYAQLEPELEKRALDILGLGVDPISTQVIQRDRYAQYFTALALIAGGVERLCVELRHLQRTEVLEVEEGFGKGQKGSSAMPHKKNPISAENLTGLSRLVRSNALAAMENMALWHERDISHSSVERVIMPDSTIMVNYMLNRLNGVLENLRIIPENMERNLMGSYGLFFSQRVLLALVETGLERQKAYEMVQAVAMRCWQDRTPFEAAVRADAAITGRLDAARLDQAFDLKYYLRHEHTIFGRVFK; encoded by the coding sequence ATGATTGAACGCTACACACGCAAGGAAATGGGCGAGATCTGGACCCTGGAACAAAAATTCCGGGCCTGGCTCGAAGTGGAATTGGCCGTTTGCGAGGGCTGGCACGCCATGGGCGTCATCCCCGCCGAGGACATGGCCACGATCCGGGACAAGGCCGATTTCGAGCTGGACCGCATCCTGGAACTGGAAGAAATCACCAAGCACGATGTTATCGCCTTTTTGACCGCCGTGGAGGAAAAGGTCGGCCCGTCCTCGCGGTTCATCCATCTGGGATGCACGTCCTCGGACATCGTGGACACGGCCAACGCTCTGTTGTTGACCCGTGCCGGCAAGATTATCCTCAAGGATCTGGACCAACTTCTGGCCACCCTGGAATCCATGGCCAAAACCCATGCCGGCCGCCTGTGCATGGGGCGCACCCACGGCATCCACGCCGAGCCGACCAGCTTTGGCCTGAAGATGGCCGTGTTCCACGCCGAATTTCAGCGCCATCGCGAGCGTTGGGCGGCGGCCCTGGAGAACATCCGCGTTGGCAAGATTTCCGGCGCGGTTGGGACCTACGCCCAGCTGGAACCCGAACTGGAAAAACGTGCCCTGGATATTTTGGGCCTCGGGGTTGATCCCATCTCCACCCAGGTCATCCAGCGCGACCGCTATGCCCAGTATTTCACGGCGTTGGCCCTTATCGCCGGCGGTGTCGAACGCCTTTGCGTCGAACTGCGGCACTTGCAACGCACCGAGGTGCTCGAGGTGGAGGAAGGTTTTGGCAAGGGCCAGAAAGGCTCCTCGGCCATGCCCCACAAGAAGAATCCCATCTCGGCCGAGAACCTGACCGGTCTGTCCCGCCTGGTGCGGAGCAACGCGCTGGCCGCCATGGAAAACATGGCCCTCTGGCATGAACGGGACATCAGTCATTCCTCGGTGGAACGCGTCATCATGCCGGATTCGACCATCATGGTGAACTACATGCTTAATCGGCTCAATGGCGTGCTCGAAAACCTGCGCATCATCCCCGAGAACATGGAACGCAATCTGATGGGTTCGTATGGCCTGTTTTTTTCCCAGCGCGTTCTTCTGGCCCTGGTCGAAACCGGGCTGGAGCGGCAAAAGGCCTACGAGATGGTCCAGGCCGTGGCCATGCGCTGCTGGCAGGACCGGACCCCCTTCGAGGCGGCCGTGCGCGCCGACGCGGCCATCACCGGTCGCTTGGATGCCGCCCGGTTGGATCAGGCCTTTGATCTGAAGTATTATCTGCGGCATGAACACACGATTTTTGGCCGCGTGTTCAAATAA
- the pyrE gene encoding orotate phosphoribosyltransferase → MTTDLKKRLAQLLLEKSYLEGDFTLTSGQKSDYYFDCKHTALHPEGSWLIGKFFLDMIRAHGGIQGVGGMTLGADPLVSSVTVVSHLEGYPLPGFIIRKQPKGHGTNQYLEGLNNFKAGMNVCLLEDVITTGGTLLKAVDRVREQGLNIVAIMGVLDREQGGRENIAKAGFELRTIFTRKELVETARS, encoded by the coding sequence ATGACGACCGACCTGAAGAAACGACTGGCCCAACTGCTCCTCGAGAAATCCTATCTCGAAGGTGATTTCACCCTGACCTCGGGCCAGAAAAGCGATTACTATTTCGACTGCAAACACACGGCCCTGCATCCCGAGGGCTCCTGGCTCATCGGCAAGTTCTTCCTGGACATGATCCGCGCCCACGGCGGCATCCAGGGCGTGGGCGGGATGACGCTCGGCGCCGACCCGCTGGTGTCCAGCGTGACCGTGGTTTCACACCTGGAAGGCTATCCTCTCCCCGGTTTCATCATCCGCAAGCAGCCCAAGGGCCATGGCACCAACCAGTATCTGGAAGGCTTGAACAACTTCAAGGCGGGCATGAACGTCTGCCTGCTGGAGGATGTCATCACAACCGGTGGCACGCTCCTCAAGGCCGTGGACCGCGTGCGCGAGCAGGGTCTGAACATCGTGGCCATCATGGGCGTGTTGGACCGCGAGCAGGGTGGCCGCGAGAATATCGCCAAGGCCGGATTCGAGCTGCGGACCATCTTCACCCGCAAGGAACTGGTTGAAACGGCCCGGAGCTGA
- a CDS encoding sugar phosphate isomerase/epimerase, with translation MHFVNLPLRYIEEHPRYLDLFLRHGLNPELGLDVWALDSLSPDWHARTAAMLRDAGLVCAVHLPFFDLHPGSLDALIHHATQSRLLQAVGVAAVYRPVHFIAHLGYDPLTYANFQDLWLERSVTTWNAVLNRAGAAPLFLENVFEETPAHHLAVLDALDGRARACLDLGHWHCFARGHERRNLNEWLTALDGHIGHLHLHDNDGGADQHRGLGLGSIPWEELWSWLAKHPSVSATCEPHTEADFLASQSYLAARGIQF, from the coding sequence ATGCATTTCGTCAATCTGCCCCTGCGTTATATCGAGGAGCATCCCCGCTACCTGGACCTTTTTTTAAGACATGGCCTGAATCCTGAACTGGGTCTGGATGTTTGGGCCCTGGATAGCCTGTCTCCGGACTGGCACGCGCGGACCGCGGCCATGCTGCGCGACGCCGGGCTGGTCTGCGCCGTGCATCTGCCTTTTTTCGATCTGCATCCGGGCAGCCTGGACGCGCTCATTCACCATGCCACCCAAAGCCGCTTACTCCAGGCCGTGGGCGTGGCCGCCGTGTATCGTCCGGTCCATTTTATCGCCCATCTCGGTTATGACCCTCTGACCTACGCCAATTTTCAGGATCTTTGGCTGGAACGTTCCGTGACCACCTGGAACGCGGTCCTCAATCGCGCCGGCGCTGCCCCGCTGTTCCTGGAAAACGTCTTTGAGGAAACGCCCGCGCATCATCTGGCCGTGCTCGACGCCCTGGACGGTCGGGCCCGGGCCTGCCTGGATCTGGGGCACTGGCACTGCTTCGCCCGTGGTCATGAGCGCCGGAATCTGAACGAATGGCTGACCGCCCTGGACGGCCATATCGGCCACCTGCATCTGCACGATAACGATGGCGGCGCGGACCAGCATCGCGGTCTGGGTCTGGGTTCCATCCCATGGGAGGAGCTTTGGAGCTGGCTCGCGAAGCACCCGTCCGTCAGCGCGACGTGCGAGCCGCATACCGAGGCTGATTTTTTGGCCTCCCAGTCCTACCTGGCCGCGCGCGGCATCCAGTTTTAA